The Odocoileus virginianus isolate 20LAN1187 ecotype Illinois chromosome 2, Ovbor_1.2, whole genome shotgun sequence genomic interval TTCAGGTAATATGTATATACTGAGCACATATACAAGTAAAAACTCTTGTTTCCTTTCTGTACACAGTACTTCTGACACCAAAAGTGGAGGCTTTTCCATACCAAGCAATTCCGTAATTCCTGATGGACAGCACTGGGTGACTTACAATTTAACTCAGTCCTGACACTGCCTGCCTGGAATTCACCCACACCATGCAGGTCAAGGGCGCAGTCCCATGAGACTGCCCCCGCTTCGGACACTGACCACACGTCCCAGGTTGTCCCCTACATGCACTACTGACTGACTGGCTAGAAGCCGGGAGTTCTCATGACCCCCTCCTTAAGTTTGAAAGTTTGCTCAAATAGCTCACACATCCCAGAAAAACACTTATGTTCGCTAGTTTATTACAGAAGATACAACTCAGGAAGGACCAAATGGTGGTGGTCCACAGGGCAAGCAAGCCACGTGGGAGGGTGCTGGGCTTCCAAGGCCTCTCCGGCTGCACCCCTTCCCCAGCACCCAGATGTGTTGGCTAACTCAGCTCTCAGAACCCCATCCTTTAGGTTTTTTATGGAGCTTCTGTTAAGTAGGCAGGTGTGACTGAAAggggctttttatttatttggctgtgtcgggccTTAGTTCCCTGGCTCTTGTTGTggcctgcaggcttctctctagttgtgatgcatagACTTAGTTGTCTAGGCAAGTGGGATACTtagttcttggaccagggatcgaaccagagtcccttgcactggaagcgcagtcttaaccactggaaagtgaaagtcactcagtcctgtctgactctttgcgaccccatggactatacagtccatggaattctccaggccagaattctggagtgggtaacctttcccttttccaggggatcttcccaacccagggatcgaactcaggtctcctgcattgcaggtggattctttaccggttgatccactagggaagttccGTAAGGGGCCTGTTATGAGTAAGAAAAGATGTTCGCCACTTTCACCTTCTGGAGCTCTTTTAAGAACTGGGCATAAAACACACAACAAAAAATATTTGGGAAGacccaaaaatatatttctttttacatgACGGTATCACAATAGATACtcagttcctttttttccctttggctgtgctgggtcttcatggtcgcacaggcttttctctagttaacGGCTAGTGGGTGCTAGTCTCTGGTTGTGGTGAATTCAGGCTTCTTATTGAGATGGCTTCTCTTTACTGTGGAGGACAGGCCCTAGGGCACccagacttcagtagctgcagcatgtggggtcagtaattgtggtgcttgggcttagttgctctgaagcatatgggatcctcccaggccagggatcgaacccatgactcctgcactggcaggcagattctttaccactgagctaccagggaagcccaggtactcAGTTCCTTAAACAAATATTTCCTAAGCACATATTATGTGCCAGGCCTGGGACTTGGTTAGAAACGACCCCACAAAAGCAGCAATAGCTCGAGAAGAGGCAGGACAGTGCAGTGGTCAGTATTGCTGACTCCGAACAGCAAAGATGTGGTCTCGGGCTCAGGACTCCCTTGTCAGGTGTCCTCTGGCCTGTCATTTGCCCccttcatgcctcagtttcctcatctgtaaaacagggattaCTAtactctggacttccctggtggtccagtggtgaagaatctgcctgccactgcagagtacacaggttcgatccctggtccaggaggaccccacatgccacggagcaccAAGCCTCTGCACCGCAACTACCGAAGCCCCCAAGCTCTAAgtcctgagagccacaactactaaagcctatGCACTTAGAGCCTGtattccacaacaagagaagccactgcaatgagaagctggtgcaccgcaatgaagagtagccccggCTCAGGGCAACTAAAGAGAGCCTGTgcagagcaatgaagactcagcacaaccagaaaataatcacttcagttcagtcactcagtcatgtccgatatttgcaaccccgtgaactgtagcacacgaggcttcactgtccatcaccaactcccagagctcgctcaaactcatgtccgtcgagtcagtcatgccatccaaccatctcatcctctgttgtccccttctcctcccgacttcaatctttcccagcatcagggtcttttccaatgactcagttctttgcatcaggtgaccaaagtattggagtttcagcttcagcatcagtccttccaatgaatattcaggactggtttcctttaggactgactgctttgatctccttgcagttcaagggactctcaagagtcttcttcaacaccacagttcaaaagcataaattctttggcgctcagctttatagtccaactctcacatctatacacgactactggaaaaaccacagctttgactagacggacctttgttggcaaagtgatgtctctgcttttttttttttttagttctaccactttactgctaccaacccatctccctccaccctcatgcacacatgctcagtcatgtaatcccatggacttcagcccgccaggttcctctgtccatggacttttccaggcaagaatactggagtgggttgccatttccttctccagtctctgctttttaatatgctgtctgggttggtcatagcttttctttcaaggagcgtcttttatttcacggctgcagtcactatctgcagtgattttggagcccaagaatataaagtctgtcactatctcCATTGCTTTaagtaataattattttttacttggctgcaccaggtcttagttacagcatagGGAAACTTTTAGCTGCAGCGTGCCAACTttagttgtggaatgtgggatctagttccctgactagggatcgaacccagactccctgcattgggagtgtggaatcttagccactggaccaccagggaagtccccagatacACTTCTTACATATAGTGCAATCAAGACTTAAATTCCTATTTGGACCATGGAAGAGGAGCTGCTTGGAGAGGCCCTGGAggggtcagctacagtccatgcccAGGGAGCCACTCTTAGAGGCTCTGGGGCCCTGCACCCTCGCTGCTTCCCTGGGCTGGCAGCAAGGAACGTTTTGAGCAGCCCTAGTCCCCAGTGCTCCCATGGAGAAGTTCTGGGGTAATGTTTATTAACCACAGCATAACACGTGCCACAGTCAGCCACTGCTGCGGTGGTAACAGGGTAGCAGAGGGGAAGAAGGGGCCTCCACTGACCTCAGGGGGAGTTTTCTGGTTACAGGACAGCAGGGCTCTGAGAAGCACTGGGCCAGCCCAGGTTGAGTGTCTAACCACCTGTTATGAGTCAAGTCAAGTCCCCAAAAAATTCACGTGTCAAAGTCCTAATCCCTGGGACCACAGAATACGAccttgttttcattcttttcagaatGATTTCCTTCCAAgaattccccggcagtccagtggttaagactctgcactcccaatagagggggcccaagtttgatccctctCGTtatggagcacaagctctaggaaCCAGTCATTGTGGGGCTTAGTTACCCAAGGGCACGTGGTATCTTAGTTcacagagcagggatcaaatccacatcccacgcactggcaggcggattcttaaccaccagaccaccagggaagtcccagggcagGAGTATTTTAAAAGCTGACACAGACCACCGAATTACTCCTGAAAGGTTATACAGTTGTGTGTTCCTAGCAAGCGTATTCCCAGAcggctctggtggtaaagaatctgcctgccggcaCAGGAGAcgctagttcgatccctggcttgggaagatcccctggagaaggaaatggcaacccactcgttttcttgactggagaatcccatggacagaggagccgggcgggcgacagtccatggtgtcacaaagagtcagacatgactgaacttgGCACCGAGTGTATAAATTGCCCATCTTCTCACATCCTCAGCGATAATGGATgttatctttttcttaatttatttgaaaGGCAAGGAAAAGTCATCTCATTTTCATCTGAATGTCTTTCATCATTAGAGAGGCTGAACATCACGTCAGGTTTACTAGCCTTCTGGATTGCTtttactatacacacacacaactcacgTCACCTGATCAACTTTCTTGTCatgtttttcttactgttttataagaactctttatatattataaatattattgctTAAACTTATAACAACTATTTTTTATCAGTCTGTCATTCATTTAGCATCTTTTCCTCTGTACAGAAGTTTTTAACTGGGCCAAGTctgttgatctttttttttctttggcaacACCacacggcttgcaggatcttcgttccctgactaGGGAGCTCCTTGTTAATGGTTTCTCTTACAGCTTCAGGGTTTTCTGTCAAGTGCAAAAGAGCCCCTCCTGCTCTCAAGTTCTGCAGTCAGCAGTTCCAGCCATGAACGATTCTTATTTTTAGACACCCACTGTTCCACCAGCTCTTATTTTTAGACATCCACTGTTCCACCAGCTGCTTTGCCTGTCAGTGCCCCACATGGCTCTCTGGCCCCAAGGCAGAGCGTGGCCTCTCGGAGTCCCAGGGCTGGTCTGCACCAGGGGGCTCCTGGGTGCCCAGCCAAGGCCTTAAGCTCTTCTCCAGCTCTGCCACCACCCGGGGTGCTGCAGCTTGGATGGCATCCTGGATGCTCGGTAGGTCCCACTGGGTCCTCAGGAGGGCGTCATCCAGGGTGAAGAAGCCGTCTCGTGTCCGCCGCACCTGTGTACAGACAGCGGTGCTCTTCAGCTCCAGGCCGATTTCATGCACCAGCCTTCGCAGCTGCTTCTGTGTCTCATGCATGCACTGCACCTCTGCCAGGGACACACAGCAAAGGTGGTGGTCAGGAGCACAGCCTCTGGTGTCACTGATCTAGATCCACACCCCGGGAGCCCTCCTGGCTGTGTAATAACCTTAGCCAGACCCCTTCCTCCTCTAAGCGTAGCCCAGGGCTGGCCCTGAAAGTCTCTTAAGAGAGGCAGAGTCTCAGGCCCCATCCAGActtgctgaatcagaatctgccttTTCAGAGGAACCCCCAGATTGGGActttcctcatggtccagtgggtaggacaccatgcttccactgcagggggcacggatttgatcccaggtcagtgaactaagatctgGCAAGCAACATGGtgaagtcaaaaaaaaaaaaaaggtggttgcGAGGAATCATTTCTATAACACACTTAGCATCGGGAGAGTCTTGGTCAGCACTCAAGAAAGCAGCCCTTGTTAACAcaataaataaggaaagaagtGATGATAGAGCGGGTGCTGAGCTGGGTAGGATCAGGGCGGAGTGGAAAGTGGTGTCTGATGCCCCACAATGACCTGAGACACTGGGCGGCTCTGGAGAGGAGCCACTACATATAACCTGTTTGTTAAGGTCTGGCTTCAAAGGGGCACTTGGCAGGAGACATCTATCTGCTCTGTGAGCCGTGTGATCAGCCAAGTCCAGCCTCAGGCTGGGAAGGAAGTGGGCCCCTACTGTCTTGACCAGTTGAGATCAGTGCTCACACGTGCTGGCCTCCGCAAGGGTCTCCCACAGTGACTACATGAACTCAGGAGCCCCGTGGCACTGCTCCAACTTCCCAGAGCAACTTACCTAAGAGGAATTCCGGAGGTGCAAACTGGAGGCATCGGATGCCAGTGATCAGCATCGGGGACTTGTTCATGGGCCGGATCACGCCGCTCACGGCCATCTCGTAGGCCTCCTGGGTCTGTAGGTCGAGGTTGGAGTACCTGGGGATCAGGAGAGGCCAGAGCAGGCAGCTGACTGCctagcccagccctgccccactcATGCCTCTCCTGAAGCTCTTCATTCGCTTCCCACCTTCTCAGCCCCTCTAGCCACCTCTGCAGCAGCCTCTTCCTGTCCCCTCCAATCCTGAACCGCAGGCTCTGCCCCTCTTCAGTCGCACCTGCACTGACTACTTCCGCCTGACTCTGTGCTGAGACACTGTGGTCCCCTGGCTGTCTTCTCTGTTAGCTCCTATGTTCCCTAGGAGGCCAGCCAGGGTCTCTTGTTCCCCTTGGTCTCTCCAGGGGCTGGCCCATGCCCGGTACAAGGAAACATTTCTGCACGCCCTGAAAGGAGTGGGTGCTTATGTCTGGTTTTGGGCTCAGAAAGAAAGATCCATGGACTCTGCCCCAGGGCAGGCAGACTGCAAGAGCCCTATGGTTAACTTCTTACCCTTCGGGCACTTCCTCCCCTCAATGTcccctgccccccctccccccccccgcacttcctaaaggaaatcaaccctgaatattcattgggaggactgatgctgaagctgaagctccaatactttggccacctgatgccaagagtcaactcactggaaaagactctgatgctgggaaagactgaaagcaggagaagggggcaacagaggatgagatggttggatggcatcactgactcaatggacatgagtttgagcaaactgggagacggtgaaggaaagcctggcgtgctgtcgtccatggggtcataaagagttggacatgacttagccactgaacaaccacCCAGTGCTTCCTTGAGGTTTCGCTTGCAGGGAGGTGTGGGCCAGGCCTTTCTTACGTCACCAGAGCCTTCTGATGGGAACCCTGGATCACAGCCAGTATGCGGTCCAACTTCTCTCTGGTCACGTGGTCTGGAAAAGCCAGGGAATGGTCAGCACACAGGTGCCCACTGAGGCGGCAAACTAGAAATTTCCTTCCCACAAACGAGCACCGTCCTTGGACCTGAGGGGGTCCCACAGCATCCTTAGATTCCAGGGTTCCCAAGTAGAGGGGTTGAAAGTCCTTTGAGAATCTTATGAAAGCTCTGGACCACTCTTCTCAGAAATATACACATGAATTCAACGTCTGGAGGACAAATTCAAGGGATTCACAGGCTCCAGGTTAAGAACGTTTtgttcctgggacttccctgattggTCTAGTtattaagactctgctctcccaatgcagggggcacaggtttgatccctggtcagggagctaagaccccgcatgccacatggcttggccaaaaaaaaaaaaaacccacaccccGTCACCCCAAAAAAAACAtccaaccaaaaagaaaaaaaaaaatcccactttcTTCTGGAAATGAGGCTCAAGGTATGATATGACTTGCCTGCTCTTCTAAGCCAGGCCCCCTGAGCCCCAGTCTGAGGTTTTTCATGCCAGGGATCCCTGGAGGGAGGGTGCCACCTGTTCAAACGCAGAAGTAGGATGGCAAGAAGTGGGAGTGGCTCTGCATACTGGTCCCATCGAGGGATTCTGGGGCAGGAAGCAGCAAAGCCTGGGGATGCTCAAACCCGCAGGGAGGCCAAACCTGTGGGCCAGCTGGGACAGGTGCCAACTTCTGACTCCACTGGCCAGAGCTCTGGGAGCAGGTGTAGGGACTAAAGGTTGGCCAGCTGGGAAGGGCGTGGGCCTCTCATCCCTTCTGTCTGGTTTCATTCATGCCGTTGTCTTATCTGGAAGCCAGCAGCTTCCTCCTCCTGGCTCCTGACATTCTCTACCTGCTTCTCTTTCGCAGCACTTAAGTTTTCCTGGGTGTTCACAATAGTTTTTAATGACTTAAGAATCTTCTTCCAGAAATTCAGACCAACACCAACAAACACCTCTCCTCCTCCAAATTCCAGCTTCTGCTCTCCCTAAAGTGTCAACCTGGTAGCTACCTTCGGAACATTTTGTTGGTAGTTGACACACACCTAAAAGTGCAAATATGTAGCACTGCTTTGCCGTGTTTTTATTCTTCTCCGGAAGACGTAGCGGTGTGTCTGCTCTCCTTGCTAGACTGTGAGATCACTGAGACTGGTGACCCCACCTCATTCACCATATGTGCCCCCCACAATGGCTGGCGCATGTTGGTGCTCAGAAACATGTCAAACAAGCGAATGCGACAGATTCTACAGGACAGTTTAGAACATGGGGAGA includes:
- the TRUB2 gene encoding pseudouridylate synthase TRUB2, mitochondrial isoform X1, with amino-acid sequence MGSAGLARLQGLFAVYKPPGLKWKHLRDTVELQLLKGLNAGKPPAPKQRVRFLLGPVEGSEEKELTLTATRVPTLIDHPLVRGLAFTSLKVGVGHRLDSQASGVLVLGVGHGRRLLTDMYNAHLTKDYTVRGVLGKATDDFCEDGRLVEKTTYDHVTREKLDRILAVIQGSHQKALVTYSNLDLQTQEAYEMAVSGVIRPMNKSPMLITGIRCLQFAPPEFLLEVQCMHETQKQLRRLVHEIGLELKSTAVCTQVRRTRDGFFTLDDALLRTQWDLPSIQDAIQAAAPRVVAELEKSLRPWLGTQEPPGADQPWDSERPRSALGPESHVGH
- the TRUB2 gene encoding pseudouridylate synthase TRUB2, mitochondrial isoform X2: MGSAGLARLQGLFAVYKPPGLKWKHLRDTVELQLLKVRGLAFTSLKVGVGHRLDSQASGVLVLGVGHGRRLLTDMYNAHLTKDYTVRGVLGKATDDFCEDGRLVEKTTYDHVTREKLDRILAVIQGSHQKALVTYSNLDLQTQEAYEMAVSGVIRPMNKSPMLITGIRCLQFAPPEFLLEVQCMHETQKQLRRLVHEIGLELKSTAVCTQVRRTRDGFFTLDDALLRTQWDLPSIQDAIQAAAPRVVAELEKSLRPWLGTQEPPGADQPWDSERPRSALGPESHVGH